One window of the Pseudomonas knackmussii B13 genome contains the following:
- a CDS encoding organic hydroperoxide resistance protein, which produces MSIEKVLYRAYAEATGGREGRAISSDGVLDVELTTPRELGGNGARGTNPEQLFAAGYSACFLGAMKFVAARDKLAIPANPSIEGVVGIGAVPTGFAIEVELRISLPGLPRDQAQELVNRAHIVCPYSNATRGNIDVTLTITD; this is translated from the coding sequence ATGTCCATCGAGAAAGTGCTGTACCGCGCCTATGCCGAAGCCACCGGTGGTCGCGAGGGCCGCGCCATTTCCTCCGACGGCGTCCTCGACGTCGAGCTGACCACGCCCAGGGAACTGGGCGGCAACGGCGCCCGTGGCACCAACCCGGAACAACTCTTCGCTGCCGGTTATTCGGCCTGCTTCCTCGGTGCCATGAAGTTCGTCGCCGCGCGCGACAAGCTGGCGATTCCGGCGAATCCGTCGATCGAGGGCGTGGTCGGCATTGGCGCCGTGCCCACCGGTTTCGCCATCGAGGTCGAGCTGCGCATCTCCCTGCCGGGCCTGCCGCGCGACCAGGCGCAGGAGTTGGTGAACCGCGCGCACATCGTCTGCCCTTACTCCAACGCCACCCGCGGCAACATCGACGTCACCCTGACGATCACCGACTGA
- a CDS encoding carboxymuconolactone decarboxylase family protein, producing the protein MEPRLDYYTASPDALKAILALEASSFDLSIEKPLLELVKLRVSQLNNCAFCADMHALEARRNGESERRLFAVAVWRDSPFFTSRERAALAWSESVTLLSQSNVPDDVYAQLREEFDEREAVDLTVAIAAINCWNRLAVSFRQAPAL; encoded by the coding sequence ATGGAGCCACGCCTGGATTACTACACGGCTTCGCCAGATGCGCTGAAGGCGATCCTCGCGCTGGAGGCCTCGTCCTTCGACCTGTCCATCGAGAAGCCGTTGCTGGAGCTGGTCAAGTTGCGGGTTTCGCAGCTCAACAACTGTGCCTTCTGCGCCGACATGCACGCCCTCGAAGCGCGCCGCAACGGCGAGTCCGAGCGGCGCCTGTTTGCCGTGGCGGTGTGGCGCGACTCGCCGTTCTTCACGTCCCGCGAGCGGGCTGCGCTGGCCTGGAGCGAGTCGGTGACCTTGCTGTCGCAGTCCAATGTGCCGGACGACGTTTATGCGCAGCTGCGAGAAGAATTCGACGAACGCGAGGCGGTCGACCTGACCGTGGCCATCGCGGCGATCAACTGCTGGAACCGGCTGGCGGTCAGCTTCCGGCAAGCGCCGGCTCTCTGA
- a CDS encoding SDR family NAD(P)-dependent oxidoreductase, with translation MNLNLHDKLALVSGSTKGIGFAIVQGLAREGARVILNGRSQASVDAALAKLRERQPDAKVEGFAGDLSDPAQIAALVQRYPQVDVLVNNLGIFDPKPFEQIPDEDWERFLQVNLLSGVRLSRAYLPGMKQRNWGRVVFISSESGIQIPVEMIHYGVTKTAQLGLSRGLAESCAGTGVTVNAVLPGPTHSEGVGEFVDKLSGGQPFAEFEGEFFRSARPTSLLKRFIRPEEVANLVVYVCSEASSATNGAALRVDGGVVRAAF, from the coding sequence ATGAACCTCAACCTGCACGACAAACTCGCCCTGGTCAGCGGTTCCACCAAGGGCATCGGCTTCGCCATCGTCCAGGGCCTGGCCCGTGAGGGCGCCCGGGTGATCCTCAACGGCCGCAGCCAGGCATCGGTGGACGCCGCCTTGGCGAAGCTTCGCGAGCGGCAGCCGGACGCGAAGGTCGAGGGCTTCGCCGGCGACCTTTCCGATCCGGCGCAGATCGCTGCCCTGGTGCAGCGTTACCCGCAGGTGGACGTGCTGGTGAACAACCTGGGCATCTTCGATCCCAAGCCCTTCGAGCAGATCCCGGACGAAGACTGGGAGCGCTTCCTGCAAGTGAACCTGCTCTCCGGCGTGCGCCTGAGCCGCGCCTATCTGCCGGGCATGAAGCAGCGCAACTGGGGCCGCGTGGTGTTCATCAGCAGCGAAAGCGGCATCCAGATTCCGGTGGAGATGATCCATTACGGCGTGACCAAGACCGCCCAGTTGGGCCTGTCCCGTGGGCTGGCGGAGAGCTGCGCCGGCACTGGCGTGACGGTCAACGCGGTGCTGCCGGGACCGACGCACTCCGAAGGGGTCGGCGAGTTCGTCGACAAGCTATCCGGCGGCCAGCCATTCGCCGAGTTCGAGGGTGAGTTCTTCCGCAGCGCGCGGCCAACATCGCTACTCAAGCGCTTCATCAGGCCGGAGGAGGTCGCCAACCTGGTCGTCTACGTCTGCTCGGAGGCCTCCTCCGCCACCAATGGCGCTGCCCTGCGGGTGGACGGCGGGGTGGTTCGCGCGGCGTTCTGA
- a CDS encoding Hcp family type VI secretion system effector, with protein MAIPAHLWLKDDGGADIKGSVNVMGREGSIEIFGFGHGLFLPVDDSSGKITGTRQHAALTFEKEFDYSSPYLYKAVAKGQTLKSAEFKWYRINDAGQEEEYFNMLLEDVKVVAICPMMHDCKDAAMEKHNHTESISLRYARITWKHCDGNIIFSDAWNER; from the coding sequence ATGGCGATTCCGGCACACCTCTGGCTGAAAGATGACGGCGGCGCGGATATCAAGGGCAGCGTCAATGTAATGGGGCGCGAAGGCAGCATTGAAATCTTCGGTTTTGGGCATGGCCTGTTCCTTCCGGTCGACGACAGCAGCGGCAAAATCACGGGAACAAGGCAGCATGCAGCGCTGACTTTCGAGAAGGAATTCGATTATTCCAGCCCTTATCTCTATAAGGCCGTGGCCAAGGGGCAAACGCTGAAATCGGCGGAATTCAAGTGGTACAGGATCAATGACGCAGGCCAGGAAGAGGAGTACTTCAATATGCTCCTTGAGGATGTGAAGGTGGTTGCCATCTGCCCAATGATGCACGACTGCAAGGATGCGGCGATGGAAAAACATAACCATACCGAGTCAATATCTCTACGTTACGCCAGGATCACCTGGAAACACTGCGACGGAAATATCATCTTTTCTGATGCATGGAACGAAAGATGA
- a CDS encoding DUF2778 domain-containing protein gives MIRCSFHLNGRGLSILNCPGVGFFPAYSGYAGPHRNNPGSEMIKKAGPLPRGTYYIVARAKGGTKSQIISSASSWWTKSDRSKWFSLYRADGVIDDTTFIGAITRDQFRLHPAGRSGISEGCITFPSHYHFDLLRNALLSTSGFLVAPGLIAYGTIQVY, from the coding sequence ATGATCCGCTGCAGCTTTCATCTCAACGGCCGAGGGTTATCCATCCTTAACTGCCCTGGAGTCGGATTCTTTCCCGCGTACTCCGGCTATGCAGGACCTCATCGTAATAACCCAGGATCGGAAATGATTAAAAAGGCTGGACCATTGCCGCGCGGAACGTATTACATAGTTGCAAGAGCGAAAGGCGGGACCAAGTCCCAGATTATAAGTTCTGCATCATCATGGTGGACGAAGTCTGACCGATCCAAGTGGTTTTCTTTGTATCGCGCAGATGGCGTAATAGATGACACGACTTTTATAGGTGCAATCACTCGGGACCAATTCAGACTGCATCCAGCAGGCCGTAGCGGAATTAGCGAAGGCTGCATTACTTTTCCAAGCCACTACCACTTTGATCTGCTTCGCAACGCACTGTTGAGCACGTCAGGATTCTTGGTGGCACCAGGCCTAATAGCCTACGGAACAATACAGGTCTATTGA
- a CDS encoding acetyl-CoA C-acetyltransferase, which yields MQDVVIVAAVRTAIGSFQGSLANIPAHELGSVVIRALLERSGVKPEQVDEVILGQVLTAGAGQNPARQAAIGAGLPVEVPAMTINKLCGSGLKSLFLGVQAIRCGDAEVVIAGGQESMSLAPYVLPKARTGLRMGHAELQDSLLRDGLIDAFNDYHMGITAENLAERFEVSREAQDAFAAQSQQKAVAAVEAGRFRDEITPVLIPQRKGEALAFDTDEQPRAGTTAESLAKLKPAFKKDGSVTAGNASTLNDGAAGVLLMSAAKAKALGLPVLARIQAYASAGVDPSIMGIAPVPATRRCLEKAGWSLAEIELIEANEAFAAQALSVGKELGWDASKVNVNGGAIALGHPIGASGARVLVSLLHEMLRRDSKKGLATLCIGGGQGVAMALARD from the coding sequence ATGCAAGACGTAGTGATCGTCGCCGCCGTGCGCACCGCCATCGGCAGCTTCCAGGGCAGCCTGGCGAACATCCCCGCCCACGAACTGGGCAGCGTGGTCATCCGCGCGCTGCTCGAACGCAGCGGCGTGAAACCCGAGCAGGTCGACGAAGTGATCCTCGGCCAGGTGCTCACCGCCGGCGCCGGGCAGAACCCCGCTCGCCAGGCCGCCATCGGCGCCGGCCTGCCGGTGGAAGTGCCGGCCATGACCATCAACAAGCTCTGCGGTTCGGGCCTGAAGTCGCTGTTCCTCGGCGTCCAGGCGATCCGTTGCGGCGATGCCGAAGTGGTTATCGCCGGCGGCCAGGAGAGCATGAGCCTCGCCCCCTACGTGCTGCCCAAGGCCCGCACCGGCCTGCGCATGGGCCACGCCGAGCTGCAGGACAGCCTGCTGCGCGATGGCCTGATCGACGCCTTCAACGACTACCACATGGGCATCACCGCGGAGAACCTGGCCGAGCGCTTCGAAGTCAGCCGCGAAGCCCAGGACGCCTTCGCCGCGCAGTCGCAGCAGAAGGCCGTCGCCGCGGTCGAAGCCGGCCGTTTCCGCGACGAGATCACCCCGGTGCTGATCCCCCAGCGCAAGGGCGAAGCCCTGGCCTTCGACACCGATGAACAACCGCGCGCAGGCACCACCGCCGAATCGCTGGCCAAGCTGAAACCGGCGTTCAAGAAAGACGGCAGCGTCACCGCCGGCAACGCCTCCACCCTGAACGACGGCGCCGCCGGCGTGCTGCTGATGAGCGCGGCCAAGGCCAAGGCCCTCGGCCTGCCGGTGCTGGCCCGCATCCAGGCCTACGCCAGCGCCGGCGTGGACCCGTCGATCATGGGCATCGCCCCGGTCCCGGCCACCCGCCGCTGCCTGGAAAAGGCCGGCTGGAGCCTCGCCGAAATCGAGCTGATCGAAGCCAACGAAGCCTTCGCCGCCCAGGCCCTGTCGGTCGGCAAGGAACTGGGTTGGGACGCCAGCAAAGTCAACGTCAACGGCGGCGCCATCGCCCTCGGCCACCCGATCGGCGCCTCCGGCGCCCGCGTACTGGTCAGCCTGCTCCACGAAATGCTCCGCCGCGACAGCAAGAAAGGCCTCGCCACCCTCTGCATCGGCGGCGGCCAAGGCGTCGCCATGGCCCTGGCCCGCGACTGA
- a CDS encoding CoA transferase subunit B, whose protein sequence is MALTREQMAQRVARELKDGYYVNLGIGIPTLVANYVPEGMEVMLQSENGLLGMGAFPTEDEVDADMINAGKQTVTAVKGASIFSSAESFAMIRGGHVDLTVLGAFEVDVQGNIASWMIPGKLVKGMGGAMDLVAGADNIIVTMTHASKDGESKLLDRCTLPLTGAGCIRKVLTDLAYLEIEDGTFILRETAPGVSIAEIAEKTAGRLIVPDDVKEMTF, encoded by the coding sequence ATGGCACTGACCCGCGAACAGATGGCCCAGCGCGTCGCGCGCGAGCTCAAGGACGGCTACTACGTGAACCTCGGCATCGGCATCCCGACCCTGGTGGCCAACTACGTGCCCGAGGGCATGGAAGTGATGCTGCAATCGGAGAACGGCCTGCTCGGCATGGGCGCCTTCCCGACCGAGGACGAAGTCGACGCCGACATGATCAACGCCGGCAAGCAGACCGTCACCGCCGTGAAGGGCGCGTCGATCTTCTCCTCGGCCGAGTCCTTCGCGATGATCCGCGGCGGCCACGTCGACCTGACCGTGCTCGGCGCCTTCGAGGTGGACGTGCAGGGCAACATCGCCTCCTGGATGATCCCCGGCAAGCTGGTGAAAGGCATGGGCGGCGCGATGGACCTGGTGGCCGGCGCCGACAACATCATCGTCACCATGACCCACGCCTCCAAGGACGGCGAGTCCAAGCTGCTCGACCGCTGCACGCTGCCGCTGACCGGCGCCGGCTGCATCCGCAAGGTGCTGACCGACCTCGCTTATCTGGAAATCGAAGATGGCACCTTCATCCTGCGCGAGACCGCCCCGGGCGTGAGCATCGCCGAGATCGCCGAGAAAACCGCCGGCCGCCTGATCGTGCCGGACGACGTGAAGGAAATGACCTTCTGA
- a CDS encoding CoA transferase subunit A, with the protein MAGLDKRVGSYEEALAGLTDGMTVVAGGFGLCGIPENLIAQIRRMGVKGLTVVSNNCGIDGFGLGVLLEDRQIRKMIASYVGENALFEQQLLSGELEVELTPQGTLAEKLRAGGAGIPAFFTATGFGTPVAEGKEVREFDGRQYIMERAITGDFAIVKGWKADHYGNVIYRHTAQNFNPVVATAGRITVVEVEEIVEPGELDPTQIHTPGIYVDRIIQGTFEKRIEKRTVRS; encoded by the coding sequence ATGGCAGGACTCGACAAGCGGGTTGGCAGTTACGAGGAAGCCCTGGCCGGGCTCACCGACGGCATGACGGTAGTGGCGGGCGGTTTCGGCCTCTGCGGCATCCCGGAAAACCTGATCGCGCAAATCCGCCGCATGGGCGTGAAAGGCCTGACCGTGGTGTCGAACAACTGCGGCATCGACGGCTTCGGCCTCGGCGTGCTGCTGGAAGACCGCCAGATTCGCAAGATGATCGCCTCCTACGTCGGCGAAAACGCCCTGTTCGAGCAGCAGCTGCTGTCCGGCGAGCTGGAAGTGGAACTCACTCCGCAAGGCACCCTGGCCGAAAAACTGCGCGCCGGCGGCGCCGGCATCCCTGCCTTCTTCACCGCCACCGGCTTCGGCACCCCGGTCGCCGAGGGCAAGGAAGTGCGCGAGTTCGACGGCCGCCAATACATCATGGAGCGCGCCATCACCGGCGACTTCGCCATCGTCAAGGGCTGGAAGGCCGACCACTACGGCAACGTGATCTACCGCCACACCGCGCAGAACTTCAACCCGGTGGTTGCCACCGCGGGCCGCATCACCGTGGTCGAGGTGGAAGAAATCGTCGAGCCGGGTGAACTGGACCCGACCCAGATCCACACCCCCGGCATCTACGTCGACCGAATCATCCAAGGAACCTTCGAAAAGCGTATCGAGAAACGCACCGTACGTTCCTGA
- a CDS encoding LysR family transcriptional regulator, with amino-acid sequence MTVKQLRAFLAVAQTLSFAQACERLHLSQPALSLAIKNLEESLGGQLLVRTTRSVSLTPEGETLLPIARRLLADWDNAEELLRQHFTLQLGKVSIAAMPSFAGNLLPAALIAFRSRYPKVNVAVHDVINEQVLEMVRNRRVELGIAFEPESLDGLHFQPFYSDRFVAVLPASSPLATLRRLSWSQLLTEPFIALQRPSGVRALLEDSVAASHGRLPIAFESHQLVTIGRMVAQGLGVSVVPRLCVKQMEELGAKCVDLYEPTVERRVGLFSLAEHKLSSAAQALSDVLLQIEDWPRLQKEGREGEAE; translated from the coding sequence ATGACCGTCAAACAACTGCGCGCCTTCCTCGCCGTGGCGCAAACCCTGAGCTTCGCCCAGGCCTGCGAGCGCCTGCACCTGTCGCAACCGGCGCTGAGCCTGGCGATCAAGAACCTCGAAGAATCCCTCGGCGGGCAATTGCTGGTTCGCACCACGCGCAGTGTCTCGCTGACGCCAGAGGGCGAGACGCTGCTGCCCATCGCTCGTCGCCTGCTGGCCGACTGGGACAACGCCGAGGAACTGCTGCGCCAGCACTTCACGCTGCAGCTGGGCAAGGTTTCCATCGCCGCCATGCCCTCCTTCGCCGGCAACCTGTTGCCGGCGGCGCTCATCGCTTTCCGCAGCCGCTACCCGAAGGTCAATGTCGCGGTGCATGACGTGATCAACGAGCAGGTCCTGGAGATGGTGCGCAATCGCCGCGTCGAACTGGGCATCGCCTTCGAGCCGGAATCCCTCGACGGGCTGCATTTCCAGCCGTTCTACAGCGACCGCTTCGTCGCCGTGCTGCCGGCCAGCTCACCGCTGGCAACGCTGCGCCGGCTGAGCTGGTCGCAGCTGCTGACCGAGCCCTTTATCGCGCTGCAGCGCCCTTCGGGGGTGCGCGCGTTGCTGGAAGACAGCGTCGCCGCCAGTCACGGCCGGCTGCCGATCGCTTTCGAGAGCCATCAGTTGGTGACCATCGGCCGCATGGTCGCCCAGGGGCTCGGTGTCAGCGTGGTGCCGCGCCTGTGCGTGAAGCAGATGGAGGAACTGGGCGCGAAGTGCGTGGATCTCTACGAACCGACGGTCGAGCGTCGCGTAGGGTTGTTCAGCCTGGCCGAACACAAGCTATCCAGCGCGGCCCAGGCATTGAGCGATGTGCTGTTGCAGATCGAAGACTGGCCGCGGTTGCAGAAGGAAGGTCGGGAGGGGGAAGCGGAGTAA
- a CDS encoding DUF2790 domain-containing protein produces the protein MKRTLLCLFAFPLMGAALAANADTAPVVYQYGMKLDVAKVISIEQANDRCEVAPAKMTYADSKGQVHVLEYLRQTEMCSDI, from the coding sequence ATGAAACGCACCCTGCTTTGCCTGTTCGCCTTTCCCCTGATGGGCGCTGCCTTGGCCGCCAACGCCGACACCGCGCCGGTGGTCTACCAGTACGGCATGAAGCTCGACGTGGCCAAGGTCATCAGCATCGAGCAAGCCAACGACCGCTGCGAAGTCGCCCCGGCGAAAATGACCTACGCCGACTCCAAGGGGCAGGTCCACGTGCTCGAGTACCTGCGTCAGACCGAGATGTGCAGCGACATCTGA